The Staphylococcus carnosus genome has a segment encoding these proteins:
- a CDS encoding GNAT family N-acetyltransferase, producing the protein MAEIKQGDNKFYIGDSEEQPEAEITFVPAGEDKIDVNHTGVSGSLEGQGIGTQLVKRVVEYAKENNLKIIPSCPFAKKVIEETPEFQSVLA; encoded by the coding sequence ATGGCAGAAATTAAACAAGGTGACAATAAGTTTTACATTGGAGATTCTGAAGAGCAACCGGAAGCAGAGATTACGTTTGTACCAGCAGGTGAAGATAAAATTGATGTAAACCATACTGGTGTCAGTGGAAGTTTAGAAGGACAAGGTATCGGTACACAATTAGTTAAAAGAGTTGTAGAATACGCGAAAGAAAATAATTTAAAAATCATTCCTTCTTGTCCATTTGCGAAAAAAGTAATTGAAGAAACGCCTGAATTTCAAAGCGTTTTAGCATAA
- a CDS encoding VOC family protein, whose amino-acid sequence MPITGHHHISMYTKDARQNKYFYTEILGLRLVEKTVNQDNPTMYHLFYGDQTGTPGTLLTFFEMPNLGKHHPGTNSIARLALLVPDKQALDFFEARLNRYEIQTTTSTYLGQQALAFQDPDGLELILIDNHDRKIPEVWQHNPYSDIPENLQILGMGPVELRLRDIRPTADFLVDILGYQPLSADVYSLDSKGLYSDFVLVEDNGERVKPGRGYVHHIAVSVPTDEDLEAIRQKIDQLSGSNSGIIDRYFFKSLYYRHNKIMYEFATEAPGFIIDTPIENLGETLTLPDFLEDRRAEIENNLEEI is encoded by the coding sequence ATGCCAATCACAGGACATCATCATATTTCTATGTACACAAAAGATGCACGCCAAAATAAATATTTTTATACTGAAATTTTAGGACTTCGTTTAGTCGAAAAAACCGTGAACCAAGATAATCCTACGATGTATCATTTATTTTATGGAGATCAAACAGGAACACCTGGAACTTTATTAACATTTTTTGAAATGCCTAATTTAGGAAAACATCATCCAGGCACAAACAGCATTGCACGTCTTGCTTTGCTAGTACCTGATAAACAAGCTTTAGATTTCTTTGAAGCGCGCTTAAATCGCTATGAAATACAGACTACTACTTCAACGTATTTAGGACAACAAGCACTAGCTTTTCAAGACCCAGATGGTTTAGAACTTATTTTAATAGATAATCATGATCGTAAAATTCCTGAAGTTTGGCAGCACAATCCTTATTCAGACATACCTGAGAACTTACAAATCTTGGGCATGGGTCCAGTAGAATTGCGCTTACGAGATATAAGACCTACCGCAGACTTCCTAGTTGATATACTAGGCTATCAACCATTATCTGCAGATGTCTATTCGCTCGATTCAAAAGGGCTTTATTCTGACTTTGTTTTAGTTGAAGATAATGGAGAACGTGTAAAACCTGGCAGAGGATATGTCCATCACATAGCAGTCAGTGTTCCTACTGATGAAGATTTGGAAGCTATACGTCAAAAAATCGACCAACTTTCAGGCAGCAATTCAGGCATTATTGATCGTTACTTCTTCAAATCACTTTATTATCGTCACAATAAAATTATGTACGAATTTGCGACTGAAGCACCTGGTTTCATAATAGATACACCAATTGAAAATTTAGGTGAAACACTTACTTTACCAGATTTCCTTGAAGACCGTCGTGCAGAAATCGAAAATAATTTAGAAGAGATATAA
- a CDS encoding DUF4004 family protein, translating into MSEQLISKKELLLKCDITYGQLYRWKRKNLIPDEWFIRKSTFTGQESFLPKDKVLKRIKDIQKYKNEYSLDELAKMFAEEGEAAEDNIISDETLMNQWSRYFMSEVGEALLNEYPKEVAVYVGTILNDVLTKSIISMDELQDLKDFLLQNSENNKHAVLYICRKLGITFYLLVEQKANISLDKSVKVLDTIQVEKLFMEE; encoded by the coding sequence ATGTCAGAACAACTTATTAGTAAGAAAGAACTTTTATTAAAATGTGACATTACTTATGGTCAACTTTATCGTTGGAAACGTAAAAATTTAATCCCTGATGAATGGTTTATTCGCAAATCTACTTTTACAGGTCAAGAATCTTTCCTACCAAAAGATAAAGTACTGAAGCGTATTAAAGATATACAAAAATACAAAAATGAATATTCATTAGATGAATTAGCTAAGATGTTTGCTGAAGAAGGAGAGGCAGCAGAGGATAATATAATCAGTGATGAAACATTGATGAATCAATGGTCACGCTATTTTATGAGTGAAGTAGGAGAAGCATTACTGAATGAGTATCCAAAAGAGGTAGCTGTTTATGTCGGAACAATCCTAAATGATGTATTAACAAAAAGTATTATATCGATGGATGAATTGCAGGATTTAAAAGACTTTTTACTTCAAAACAGTGAGAATAATAAACATGCGGTATTGTACATTTGTCGTAAGCTGGGCATCACTTTTTATTTACTTGTTGAACAAAAAGCGAATATCAGCTTAGATAAAAGTGTTAAAGTGCTTGATACGATTCAAGTGGAGAAACTATTTATGGAAGAATAG
- a CDS encoding YbfB/YjiJ family MFS transporter has product MNHHAHRQLLLGMASLFIVMAIGRFAYTPILPFMQHAEHMSDQAAGLLATINYLGYLIGAIIPMFFIFKSKVVDVKIYLILNILSIILMGFTTNFILWSVLRLIAGITSGTVFVLASNVVLEALRQAHKEGISGLLYSAVGLGLFSSSIYVFFFTDESTWQMTWIILGAFSLILGLLVIFFMKENPPVESHSNNNTESKTSHRLNPTFMRWFSIAYFCEGAGYIITGTFLVAIIKSIPAFSEYAALSWMFVGLGAIPSTVVWSMIAEKLDYSKATYMAFGLQIISVCLPVISHDIVSLIISSLLFGSTFLGLTTLFMSKGQMLMFQTGSKSNFIATLTVIYSIGQMIAPFVSGYLIGESGNYNSALLFATVILIIGLVSSWISYRALQKEKKTV; this is encoded by the coding sequence ATGAACCATCATGCTCATAGACAGCTTTTATTAGGGATGGCTTCTTTATTTATTGTTATGGCAATCGGACGCTTTGCTTATACGCCGATTTTACCATTCATGCAGCATGCAGAGCATATGAGTGATCAAGCCGCAGGATTACTTGCGACCATTAATTATCTTGGTTATTTAATTGGTGCGATTATTCCTATGTTTTTCATTTTCAAAAGTAAAGTTGTAGATGTCAAAATTTATCTTATACTTAACATCCTTTCCATTATCTTGATGGGTTTCACAACAAATTTCATACTTTGGTCAGTACTGCGTCTTATTGCCGGTATCACAAGTGGGACTGTCTTCGTACTTGCTTCAAATGTAGTTTTAGAAGCATTGCGCCAAGCACACAAAGAAGGTATTTCCGGGTTATTATATAGTGCGGTAGGTCTGGGATTATTCTCAAGCAGTATCTATGTATTCTTTTTTACGGATGAATCTACATGGCAGATGACTTGGATTATTTTAGGGGCGTTCTCTTTAATACTTGGGTTGCTGGTCATCTTCTTTATGAAAGAAAACCCTCCTGTAGAGTCACATAGTAATAACAACACCGAAAGCAAGACTTCCCACCGTCTAAACCCTACGTTTATGCGCTGGTTCTCTATCGCTTACTTTTGCGAAGGTGCAGGTTATATCATTACAGGAACTTTCTTAGTTGCGATTATCAAATCTATTCCTGCATTCTCAGAATATGCAGCTTTAAGTTGGATGTTTGTAGGTCTAGGTGCAATTCCCTCTACTGTTGTGTGGTCGATGATTGCGGAAAAGTTAGATTATAGCAAAGCAACTTACATGGCATTCGGATTACAGATTATCAGTGTCTGCTTGCCTGTGATTTCTCATGATATTGTCAGTTTGATTATTAGTTCACTTTTATTCGGCAGTACTTTCTTAGGACTTACGACACTCTTTATGTCCAAAGGACAAATGTTAATGTTTCAGACAGGCAGTAAGTCTAACTTCATTGCAACTTTAACCGTGATTTACAGCATCGGACAAATGATTGCGCCATTTGTTTCAGGTTACCTCATTGGAGAATCCGGTAATTATAACTCTGCATTACTATTTGCGACTGTCATTTTAATCATTGGTTTAGTCAGCAGTTGGATTAGTTATCGTGCATTGCAGAAAGAAAAAAAAACGGTTTAA
- a CDS encoding endonuclease/exonuclease/phosphatase family protein — protein sequence MNKDGGQPGANIRVGFLYNPNRVQFDSKIKPGDANTAVSYQKGNLTRNPGRIDPNNPAFIDSRKPLAAQFKFRGKQVIAIANHWNSKNGDDALFGKNQPVNLGSEKQRVEIAKAVSRFVTQVKQDNPKANIVALGDFNDFQWSQPLKTLEGNQMTDLVNSVPQNERYSYVYQGNSQSLDHVVVSNNLAPHSKLDMVHVNSDFTDMSGRASDHDPLLVQLDLLHLNKKN from the coding sequence ATGAATAAAGACGGCGGTCAACCTGGTGCTAATATCCGTGTCGGTTTCTTATATAACCCTAACCGTGTTCAATTTGATAGTAAGATTAAACCAGGTGATGCTAATACTGCTGTTTCTTATCAAAAAGGCAACTTAACACGTAACCCTGGAAGAATCGACCCGAATAATCCAGCATTTATAGATTCCCGCAAACCTTTGGCAGCTCAGTTTAAATTCCGAGGCAAACAAGTCATTGCGATTGCAAATCATTGGAATTCTAAAAATGGTGACGATGCCTTATTCGGTAAAAACCAACCTGTCAATTTAGGCAGTGAGAAACAACGCGTTGAAATTGCGAAAGCTGTCTCTCGTTTTGTGACACAAGTTAAACAAGATAATCCAAAAGCCAACATTGTAGCATTAGGTGATTTTAATGATTTCCAATGGTCACAACCCCTTAAAACATTAGAAGGTAATCAAATGACAGATTTAGTGAACAGCGTGCCTCAAAACGAGCGTTATTCATACGTTTATCAAGGCAACTCACAATCTTTAGATCATGTTGTTGTATCTAATAACCTTGCACCGCATTCTAAATTAGATATGGTACATGTCAACTCAGACTTCACAGATATGTCTGGCCGGGCAAGTGATCATGATCCATTATTAGTTCAACTTGATTTGCTTCATTTGAATAAAAAGAACTAA
- a CDS encoding aldo/keto reductase produces MDYTRLGNSGLNVSRYALGTIPFAGSNGFENAGGMTEKEVEYFIDYALEQGINQFDTANLYSKGDSEIALGKGIRNHRDEMVISTKTGFPYNDNPNNVGASRLNIERSIDHSLKRLGTDYVDLYYVHTWDGQVPIEETIQTMNDLIQKGKIRYWGVSNYSGWNLAQTHTYAAQNNMAPPIAQQIYYTPESREAEYELLPAGTELGVGNSIWSPLGEGLLTGKITRDKKGEPRTRQGDGWPEPYIKNHELFYKLIDLVTEIAHKHNATIPQVVLAWLRDRPNVDSIVIAARNKEQLKENIASYNLQLTADEINAINELTVPEPIYPLWHRAMNSSARASDAEQEYMRDYQELMDRKDNLIQ; encoded by the coding sequence GTGGATTATACAAGATTAGGTAATTCCGGTTTGAACGTTTCAAGATATGCATTAGGTACTATTCCTTTTGCAGGCAGCAATGGTTTTGAAAATGCAGGTGGCATGACTGAGAAGGAAGTTGAGTATTTTATTGATTATGCTTTGGAACAAGGGATTAATCAATTTGATACAGCCAATTTATATTCTAAAGGTGATTCGGAAATTGCTTTAGGTAAGGGTATTCGTAATCATCGAGATGAAATGGTTATCAGTACGAAAACGGGTTTTCCATATAACGATAATCCTAATAATGTTGGAGCATCTAGACTCAATATTGAAAGATCGATTGATCATTCTTTAAAACGTTTAGGTACAGATTATGTGGATTTATACTATGTGCATACATGGGACGGACAAGTTCCAATAGAAGAAACAATTCAAACGATGAATGATTTGATTCAAAAAGGTAAGATTCGCTATTGGGGAGTTTCTAATTATAGCGGATGGAACTTAGCTCAAACACATACGTATGCAGCACAAAATAATATGGCTCCGCCTATTGCACAACAAATATACTATACACCAGAATCACGAGAGGCAGAATATGAGTTATTGCCTGCAGGTACTGAATTGGGTGTCGGGAACAGTATTTGGTCACCACTAGGAGAAGGTTTACTTACAGGCAAAATCACTCGAGATAAAAAAGGCGAACCTCGTACACGACAAGGAGATGGATGGCCTGAACCTTACATTAAAAATCATGAGCTGTTTTATAAACTGATAGATTTAGTAACAGAAATTGCGCATAAACATAATGCTACGATACCGCAAGTTGTATTAGCATGGCTTCGCGACAGACCTAATGTGGATTCTATTGTCATCGCAGCACGAAACAAAGAACAGTTGAAAGAAAATATCGCCTCATATAATTTACAGTTAACAGCTGATGAGATAAATGCGATTAATGAATTAACGGTTCCAGAACCTATTTATCCATTATGGCACCGTGCTATGAATTCTTCAGCAAGAGCTTCTGATGCAGAACAAGAGTATATGAGAGATTATCAAGAATTGATGGATCGAAAAGACAATTTAATTCAATAA
- a CDS encoding DUF4064 domain-containing protein yields MIKRTAEHVLTWIGVGLSVLGLLVLGLILPFISGDDFIQGIQEGDGSLTYEDAAASASFFHAFATIGLVLGIITLILAIIGGVFINKKAKTAGILLLIAGIITLLGNWIVAILWIIAGIMLLVKKPKRDTLTEDGYYNYDKANEVAKERTEEDPYKY; encoded by the coding sequence ATGATTAAAAGAACAGCAGAACATGTCTTAACTTGGATTGGCGTAGGTCTTTCAGTACTTGGGTTGTTAGTGCTTGGCTTAATATTACCATTTATAAGCGGAGATGACTTTATTCAAGGTATTCAAGAAGGTGACGGAAGTCTTACGTACGAAGATGCTGCAGCTTCAGCTTCGTTTTTCCATGCATTTGCTACAATTGGTTTGGTATTAGGAATCATAACATTGATACTAGCAATTATTGGTGGTGTGTTTATCAATAAAAAAGCGAAAACAGCAGGTATTTTGCTACTAATCGCTGGGATTATTACATTGCTAGGAAACTGGATTGTTGCTATTTTATGGATTATTGCTGGCATTATGCTTTTAGTGAAAAAACCTAAAAGAGACACCTTAACAGAAGATGGTTATTATAATTACGATAAGGCCAATGAGGTTGCGAAAGAACGCACAGAAGAGGATCCTTATAAATATTAA
- a CDS encoding SDR family NAD(P)-dependent oxidoreductase — MNDKTAIVTGSSHGIGAATAKLLGERGANVVVNYYSSPDAAEKVVEYIENNGGRAIAIKADARDKEDIAQLVQKAKETFGSIDVFVHNAGMKFPMKSFEDMEWNEFIHKTDDELQAAFFGTKAVIPYMKEQQYGKLVYISSGLSKRAAPNFLAHGVSKSSLNAFVKYVADEFADQGITANTVAPGMVETNATSGMPQQYKEKQASFVPMKRIAQPEDVARAVAFYASDDSDYITGSYMPVSGGSEMI; from the coding sequence ATGAACGATAAAACAGCAATTGTTACAGGATCAAGTCATGGAATCGGTGCTGCAACAGCAAAACTATTAGGTGAACGCGGTGCAAATGTTGTCGTTAATTACTACTCAAGTCCTGATGCAGCTGAAAAGGTAGTTGAATATATTGAAAATAACGGAGGTCGTGCTATTGCCATTAAAGCAGATGCACGCGATAAAGAAGATATAGCGCAACTTGTGCAAAAAGCAAAAGAGACTTTCGGCAGCATTGATGTATTTGTGCATAACGCCGGCATGAAATTTCCAATGAAATCATTTGAAGATATGGAGTGGAATGAATTCATTCACAAAACAGATGATGAATTACAAGCTGCTTTCTTTGGAACAAAAGCAGTTATCCCCTACATGAAAGAACAACAATACGGTAAACTTGTCTATATTTCCAGTGGTTTAAGCAAGCGTGCAGCCCCGAATTTCTTAGCCCACGGGGTGTCTAAAAGCAGTCTCAATGCATTCGTAAAATATGTTGCTGACGAATTTGCTGATCAAGGTATTACTGCAAATACAGTGGCACCGGGTATGGTTGAAACAAATGCAACTTCTGGTATGCCTCAACAATACAAAGAGAAACAAGCCTCTTTTGTCCCTATGAAACGTATTGCACAACCTGAGGATGTGGCGAGAGCTGTGGCATTTTATGCAAGTGACGACAGCGACTATATTACAGGAAGTTATATGCCTGTCAGCGGCGGCAGTGAAATGATATAA
- a CDS encoding peptide-methionine (S)-S-oxide reductase: MNEVIYLAGGCLWGVQAFVKTLPGVVETEAGRANGSTHDLDGQYDGYVECVKTIFDSNKVSAKDLIGHLFEIIDPYSRNQQGEDIGPKYRTGIYSEQASHLEEAKEYIQDRSDRIRVVVEVLPLTNFVPSAEEHQDRLDKYPDDYCHIPKKLLQKYNA; encoded by the coding sequence ATGAATGAAGTGATTTACTTAGCAGGCGGATGTTTGTGGGGCGTACAAGCTTTTGTTAAGACATTGCCTGGCGTGGTGGAAACTGAAGCGGGGCGCGCTAATGGTTCAACTCATGATTTAGATGGACAATATGATGGATATGTAGAGTGTGTAAAAACTATATTTGATTCAAATAAAGTAAGTGCCAAAGATTTAATAGGCCATCTTTTTGAAATCATTGATCCTTATAGTAGAAATCAGCAAGGCGAAGATATTGGTCCTAAATATCGAACGGGTATATATAGTGAACAAGCAAGTCATTTAGAAGAAGCGAAAGAATATATTCAAGACCGTTCAGATAGAATAAGAGTGGTTGTAGAAGTACTGCCATTAACGAATTTTGTTCCAAGTGCTGAAGAACATCAAGACAGGCTGGATAAATATCCTGATGATTATTGTCATATTCCTAAAAAACTATTACAAAAATATAATGCATAA
- a CDS encoding Mur ligase family protein encodes MYTLKSISEILDADLLDADNKENNIINDFEYQMLHVKSTQTAFISISKTSWQNYLNKSKVMNDGNSQIPKDVKEIGLIITESYVEGLAKKIPQIVVKNSIKAMKILALYIRKNYRNPIVCITGSMGKSSTRLMLTAALAPLKVQENRGNSNTRSAIYLHMCKLAANPDIAIFETSLNALNNRGNMASVLKPDIAIVTGIGSAHLSTIGSTEEIAEYKSRIFAGLNEKGIAIYNADTLHNAFLKDVALKHTSKVYGYSTENSKADLYTEEITPIRKAVKVKTNDGTHFTVPSVSNGMVENALAVLLTLKHLDINVDEKLDNLSNTQLFKKVLEFKNIHSATENATLLDDTHNASLPAMINAIQAFDSQSKFFEGHKIIALGQISDLGEQTDNVHAKLVPILEQSKADYILCMDEPLRKVVNKVKGKHITWYRNAQLLLQDLRLLINQDALVLMKSSVTKTDFPKITRQLSPSLVNYRRSGAETELYEEIMRNGEAYLIYNLDTEEIEEEKNRDGSATLEGLSPLLYYIDAQSKEKENYEVFMNKWPTNNKEFFEGRKISWEELVDSMKDSPHPSLVYQLAHELYRNNRERKLFVEKIINNLRLSDSSAINLTGRYRRKERQTFNVNDLLSLLKEYKVTLLKNDSFVIGDYGHHGFVKKEDKVVLFTGLTDIEQLNN; translated from the coding sequence ATGTACACATTAAAGTCAATATCTGAAATATTGGATGCGGATTTATTAGACGCGGATAATAAAGAAAATAATATTATCAATGATTTTGAATATCAAATGTTACACGTCAAGTCCACACAAACAGCATTTATTTCTATCAGTAAAACATCATGGCAGAATTATTTGAATAAATCAAAAGTAATGAACGACGGTAATAGTCAAATTCCAAAAGATGTTAAAGAAATAGGATTGATTATTACAGAATCATACGTAGAAGGCTTAGCTAAAAAAATCCCCCAAATTGTAGTGAAAAATTCTATTAAAGCAATGAAAATATTAGCGCTTTATATACGTAAAAACTATCGTAACCCGATTGTATGTATAACGGGCTCTATGGGAAAAAGTTCTACAAGATTAATGCTGACTGCTGCATTAGCTCCGTTGAAGGTACAAGAAAATAGAGGCAACAGCAATACTCGAAGTGCAATTTATTTACATATGTGCAAATTGGCTGCCAATCCGGATATAGCTATTTTTGAAACGTCACTTAATGCATTGAACAACCGAGGAAACATGGCGTCAGTTTTGAAACCGGATATAGCAATTGTTACAGGCATTGGATCGGCACATTTATCAACAATAGGTTCTACTGAAGAAATAGCAGAGTACAAGTCACGGATATTTGCAGGTTTAAACGAAAAAGGAATTGCCATATATAACGCAGATACATTACACAATGCTTTTTTAAAAGATGTTGCGTTAAAACATACTTCAAAAGTTTACGGATATAGTACTGAAAATTCGAAAGCTGATTTATATACTGAGGAAATTACTCCAATCAGAAAAGCGGTAAAAGTAAAAACAAACGATGGCACCCATTTTACAGTACCTTCAGTAAGTAACGGTATGGTAGAAAACGCATTAGCAGTTTTATTGACGTTAAAACATTTGGATATAAATGTTGATGAAAAACTTGATAACTTAAGTAATACACAACTCTTTAAGAAAGTGCTAGAATTTAAAAATATTCATTCTGCAACTGAAAATGCTACTTTGTTAGATGACACACATAATGCATCATTACCGGCTATGATCAATGCAATACAAGCTTTTGATTCTCAAAGTAAATTTTTTGAAGGTCATAAAATTATTGCGTTAGGTCAAATTAGTGATTTGGGTGAACAAACAGATAATGTTCATGCAAAATTAGTTCCGATATTAGAGCAATCCAAAGCAGATTATATTTTGTGTATGGATGAACCGTTGCGTAAAGTAGTTAATAAAGTGAAAGGCAAACATATTACCTGGTATCGCAATGCACAATTATTACTACAAGATTTACGGCTTTTAATAAATCAAGATGCGCTTGTTTTGATGAAGTCTTCAGTAACAAAAACTGATTTTCCGAAGATAACCCGACAACTTTCTCCGTCTTTAGTAAATTATAGAAGAAGTGGAGCTGAAACTGAATTGTACGAAGAAATCATGCGCAATGGAGAAGCTTACTTGATATATAATCTTGACACCGAAGAAATTGAAGAAGAAAAGAATAGAGACGGTTCTGCAACATTAGAAGGTCTTTCTCCATTGTTATATTATATTGATGCACAATCTAAAGAAAAAGAGAATTACGAAGTTTTTATGAATAAGTGGCCAACAAATAACAAAGAATTTTTTGAAGGCAGAAAAATCTCTTGGGAGGAACTGGTAGATTCTATGAAAGATTCACCACACCCGTCATTAGTATATCAACTTGCTCATGAATTATACCGGAATAATCGTGAGCGGAAACTATTTGTTGAAAAAATAATAAATAATTTAAGGTTATCTGATTCAAGTGCAATTAATTTAACGGGTAGATATCGTAGGAAAGAACGTCAAACATTCAATGTAAATGATTTGTTAAGTTTGTTAAAAGAATATAAAGTTACATTGTTGAAAAATGACAGCTTTGTGATAGGAGATTATGGTCATCACGGTTTCGTTAAAAAAGAAGATAAAGTAGTTTTATTTACTGGGTTAACGGATATAGAACAATTGAATAATTAA